The Mucilaginibacter rubeus genomic interval AGATAGAAAACAGCGTCGATATTTTTCTTGTTTCCGCCAGGAAATACCTGACCAATCAAGACGTAGCCGATAAAACAAGTAATTATAAATCCCAAAAGACTGATAGCAACGAAATAAGTATCTTTAGAATAGCCCCCAAAAATCAAAAACAAAAGGCCGAGCGATAGAAATGACAGGCCATAGAAAATCATCAGCAGGTAGTGAAAAATGCTTACATTAATATAAAACAGCCGAAGCTTGTTAACCTCTATCGGATCAAGCCCCTCAAAATTAACCTTAACCTGCAATAAACGCTCCTGTGTTGGTAAATGATGAAAACGGCCACTAAGCTCATCCTGCCAGTTTTTAAAACTTACAGATAAAAACAATTGAACGGGTAATAGCCAAATGCCTAATATGCCAAAAGTAATAATCAGCGGCAAGCGTATTCCGGGAACCAAAAGGTAGACCAGGGTAAAGGCAATTACTAAACCGATTTCAAAGAAAACCTTTCTCATATTCAAAGTTTAGGAAATTTCAACATTTCGTTTCGTTTCTTCTCGTCAACGATTTTGGCGTAGATTTGGGTCATTTCAATTTTACTGTGCCCCAGCAATTCTTTCATAGTATATATGTCGATTCCAAAAGTCAGGCCGATGGTTGCAAACGTGTGACGGGCAGCGTGAAAATGGAGATTTTTTTTCAGACCAGCTTCCAATGCCCAGAATTTTAAGTAAACATTTACCACCTGACTCGTTGGCAAATCCCAAAACACTTTTTTATTTGTAGGATGCTTTACCACTTTTGCAATAATCATTTTTGCTTCATCGGCCAATGGTACAGTAACAATTTTCTTTGTCGTTTTCGCCGGCCGAAATATCAACTGATCGTTAACAATTTCATCGTAATGCAACTTCTTAATATCCGAAAAACGCAAACCAGTAAAACAAGAAAATATAAAAGCTTCCCTGATCTGGCTGTTACCTCTTTTGGGAACGAAATTAGCTAAGGTTCTAACTTCTTCAATAGTGAGCGTGGTGCGCTCCGAGTCTTCCTCCTCGATAATCCTAAAATTACCAAATGGAGAAGCTTGAATAATCCCTTTAATTACTAGCTTATTGAAATGCTGCCTAAACACAGACATGTAAGCATTAGTTGTATTTCTGCTAACCTGATTAAGAAGATAACTCTGAAACCTATCTAAAAATTCTTCATCTACTTCCTGGAATAATATGGTTCGTTTTGGGCAATACTTTCCGAGATGAATGATCAAGCATTCCAGTTTATAATTAAATTTCTTTGCAAGGCATTGGTCAAGATAATCCTGAAGATGATAATTGATCTTGGCAGGTTGCTTATAACCATGCTCCGAGAAATTCAGTTCGT includes:
- a CDS encoding site-specific integrase — its product is MVTIRYKKLSTGKFSAYLDVYSNTGEGKSKRNYEFLKIYVDKDYSDAASRVSEADKEKMKIIKALRNKREDELNFSEHGYKQPAKINYHLQDYLDQCLAKKFNYKLECLIIHLGKYCPKRTILFQEVDEEFLDRFQSYLLNQVSRNTTNAYMSVFRQHFNKLVIKGIIQASPFGNFRIIEEEDSERTTLTIEEVRTLANFVPKRGNSQIREAFIFSCFTGLRFSDIKKLHYDEIVNDQLIFRPAKTTKKIVTVPLADEAKMIIAKVVKHPTNKKVFWDLPTSQVVNVYLKFWALEAGLKKNLHFHAARHTFATIGLTFGIDIYTMKELLGHSKIEMTQIYAKIVDEKKRNEMLKFPKL